A genomic region of Eucalyptus grandis isolate ANBG69807.140 chromosome 5, ASM1654582v1, whole genome shotgun sequence contains the following coding sequences:
- the LOC120293334 gene encoding acyl carrier protein 3, mitochondrial-like, giving the protein MNCIKQSILRHIRLRASAGTRAFGAEDGSVMEQLTRLMCTTTTHSPDQIVDRVVRLVKKFDKIDASKVTETADFQKDLSLDSLDKVELVMALEQEFSIEIPEEEADKLACCADIARFIASGSVKAAESS; this is encoded by the exons ATGAACTGTATAAAGCAGTCCATCTTGAGGCACATCAGGTTGAGGGCCTCTGCTGGAACACGTGCTTTTGGAGCCGAGGATGGAAGTGTAATGGAGCAACTGACCCGGCTGATGTGCACGACGACAACTCATAGCCCGGATCAGATAGTTGATAGAGTGGTCAGGCTTGTGAAAAAATTCGATAAGATCGATGCTAGTAAG GTGACTGAAACTGCGGATTTCCAGAAAGACTTGTCCCTGGATAGCTTAGACAAGGTGGAACTTGTCATGGCTCTCGAGCAGGAATTCTCCATCGAAATCCCTGAAGAGGAAGCAGACAAACTCGCTTGCTGTGCCGACATTGCTAGATTCATAGCTTCTGGTTCTGTAAAAGCTGCCGAGAGCTCGTGA